Genomic segment of Chitinophaga varians:
AACGTTAGTGGTCCATCGCCACTACCGGACGGCTGTTCTTCTTCCGGTTAGATGCCACCAGCAGCAGCGGTAGTGAAACCAGGAATACCAGTCCCATCACGAGGAACGCATCACTGAAACTGAGCAGCATTCCCTGCCGCGTGATGCTATGATCGAGCAGCTGCACGGCCTGTTGCCGCGCATGTGACGCGGAGGCGCCCTTGCTTTGGAAAAACTGCGTATAGCCGTGCAGGCGGTTATATACGGCGGGGTTGGACGGATCGAGGTGGCTCACCAGGTCGTAACGGTGCTGCGCATTGCGTTTGGCCAGGTAGGTGTTGATCAGGGCGATGCCGAAGGAGCCGCCCAGTTGCCGCATCATGTTGTTGAGTGCCGCTCCCTGCGGTATGTCGGTAGGTGCCAGCGAGGATACCGCCAGTGTGGTGAGGGGCACTGTCATCAGCGCCATGCCCAGCGCGCGCCATATCAGCGAGCTGCTGATGGCGGCCGAGGTGGCGTTCTGGTTCAACTGTGACATTTGCCAGCTGAAGAGGATGAACATGCTCATGCCGGCGAGGATAAGATACAACGGCGACAGGCCGCGCTGTAACAGGCCGGCGCTGATCACCAGTCCGCCGATGGCGAGGAAAGCGCCGGGCAGTAACAACATCCCTGTTTGCAACGGCGTGAAATAAAGCAGCCGCTGTGCAAATACCGGCGTCAGAAATACGGAGGCGAACATACCCGTGCCCGATATAAAGGTGAGGATGGCGCCTACGCTGAGGTTCCTGCTTTTTAACACACGCAGGTTTACTACGGGGTGGGCTACACGTAATTCCCACCAGATGAAAACGGCGATGCCGAATAGTGCGATGACGCTCAGCCACACGATGTACGCCGCTTCAAACCAGTCGTCTGTTTCACCGCGTTCCAGTACCGTCTGCAGTGCGCTCACGCCAACGGCCAGGAGGATAATGCCGGTCCAGTCGATACGGGTGGACTGTGTTTGCTGCGGTGGCTCGTCCAGGAGCAGGTAACAGACAAAGGCAACGAGTATACCAATCGGTACATTGATATAGAATATCCATGGCCAGCTGTAAAACTCTGTGATGTAGCCACCGAGGGTAGGACCGATGGTGGGGCCAACGAATACGCCTATCCCAAAGATGGCGCTGGCCACGTTCTGTTTTTCTTTCGGAAACTGGCGGAATACGATCACCTGTGATACCGACAGCAGGGCGCCGCCACCGATGCCTTGCAGGAAACGGAAAATTACCAGCGTCCAGATGCTGGTGGCTTGTCCGCACATAAAGGAAAAAAACGTAAAAGCCAGGATAGAACCGATGTAGTAGTTGCGCTGGCCCAGTCGGGCCGCGAGGAAACTGGTGATGGGGATGATGATCACGTTGGCGATGGCGTAGGCGGTGATCACCCAGGAAGTGTCTTCCAGGGTGGCGCCGAGGTTGCCGCTCATGTGCGACAAGGCCACGTTGACGATGGAAGTGTCTATCAGTTCCATGATGGCCGCGGCAATGACCGCGACCACCAGTAGTTTACTTTTCATACCGATTGGTATATTATATGGCGAAAAAAATCAGGAACGGGCGTTCACCGTTTGCAGGGCCTGTGCCGGTGAAGTGGATTGCAGCAACTGCCATACCTGCCGGGTTTGACCGATATGGATTTCGTACTCGTCATTTTTGAGAGCCTCCATGAAGCCGGCGGCCACTTCCCGGGGCGAAATGCCTTTCTCGCCGCCGATTTCGCGGGAGAAGTCGGTGTTCACCAGGGGCGGCATCAGTTCAAATACACGTATAGGCGCCACCGATACCCGCAGTGATTGCGTGTAGGAGTGGAGCGCCGCTTTGCTGGCCGCGTAGGTGGGCACCGCGGTGAAAGGCACCAGCGCCGTGACGGAGCTCACATTCACGATCGCGGCTTCCGGCTGTTGCTGCAGCAATGGCAGCAAATATTCCGTCAGTTGCAGGATAGCCAGATAGTTGGTCAGCATTTCATCTGCTGCTTTATCGATGGCCCGGGCGCTGTTGCTCAATGCATAAGCATATGCTTTACCCGCATTGTTGATGAGCATGTTCAGCTGCGGGTATTCCTGCTGCAATGTTTTTACCAGCGCTTTTACCTGCGTGTCCTTGGTGACGTCGCATACCATGGGAACGAGACCTGGCGTGCCTGCTGCGGCCTGCTGCAGCCGTGCTTCATCCCTTCCGGTGATGATGACCGTGTTGCCCGCTGCTGATAATGCCTGTGCCAGTGCCAGTCCGATGCCGGCACTGCCTCCGGTAATTAATACCGTGTTACCTTCTGTTTTCATGTTATAATCATTATACCAATCGGTATATTTTAGAATAAAAAAATATCCAAATAAAAAATAATCAAATCATCAGAGTTGATGGACGAATGTTTCGAGCGACTGCATAATGGCATTGCGGTAATGCATTTTGCCGGTCAGTTTGGCGATCATGATACATCCTTCTATCATGGCGATGATGGTCAGGGCGGCCTGTTCCGGATTGGTCTGCGGACTGAATTCTCCCTGGCGGATGCCCAGCGTGATATCGTGCGCGATACTGTCCTTCCATTTGCTCACGGCCTCGGCGGCGCACTGTTTCAGGGCAGGATGTGTATCGTCTGCTTCCGTGGCGGTGTTCAGGATAGGACAACCACCCACGGGGAACGGGTGCTTCAGGAAGTTGGTATATACATGCACATAGGCCAGCAGCTTACCGCGATAGGTGTCCTGCTTCGCTTTTTCCTCCCGCACAATGTTGGTCACCTGGCGGATATTGTATTCAAATGCCGCCAGCGCCACCTCGTCTTTGTTGGCGAAGTTACCGTATATGCTGCCTTTCGTCAGCCCGGTAGCATTCGTCATGTCCGTCAGCGAGGTGCCGGCATACCCTTTCTCATTGAACACAGGAGCGGTCTTCTCCACGATAAACTGTTTCGTTCTGGCTGCTTTGTTCATATTACTTATTCTTCCTGTTAGATGAAACAAAATTATACCATTTGGTATAAAATGAAAAATCTTTTTTCTGACCGGGCTGAAACGGTGTAAGCCAAAGCTCCAACATTGAATTGACCCCAAGCTCTAACTTTGAATTGGCCGTAGCTTCAACCTTGACGTAATCCAAGGCTTTACTTTGAATATCCAAGGCTTCAACTTTGAATATCCAGGGCATCAACTTATTGTGACCCAGGGCTTCAGCCCTGGGATACGCCGCCATAAAAGAACCGGGCCGACCCTAAAGGCCAGCCCGGTTCTTTTTCAATATAATCAGCTAAGTCAACTTATTCAGCAGGTTCCTCCGGAGGAGGTGGCTGCGGGTGTTTTTTCTTCTCGGCCCAATAATACAGCGGCGGGATCACCACCGGTGTAAACAGCAGGGTGAAGGTCAGTCCGCCGATGATCACCGTCGCCAGCGGCCTTTGCACATCGGAGCCGATACCTGTGCTGATAGCGGCAGGCACCAGGCCGATGATGGCTACCATCAGCATCATCATAATGGCCTTGAACTGGTCGACTGCTACCCGCTGCACGGAAGCGCGCAGCGTCAGGGGCGACTTGTACATCTCCCGGTTGAGTGCTGACACGAGCAATACGCCGGCCATCACAGAGATACCAAAGATAGACACGAAACCTACGCCGGCAGACACGTTGAAGTGGTAGCCACGGATGAACAGCGCCACAATACCGCCGGCCAAAGCCACCAGTATGCAGCTCATGGTCACGAACGTATGTTTCATGCTTTTAAACAGCATAAAGAGGAACACGAACACGATCACGATCGTCAGCGGAATGGTGAGTGACAGCTGTTTGCCGGCACGTTCCAGGTTCTCGTACTGGCCGCCGTAGATAATGTCATAGCCTTTGGACACATGTACGCTCTTGCCGATCTTTTCCTGCAGTTCTGCCACAAAAGAGCCCTGGTCGCGGCCTCTCACGTTGGTACGTACAGTCACCATGCGTTTGCCATCGATGCGGTAGATGTTGGTCTGCCCATCGATAAACTGAACGTCCGCCAGCTGGTCCATCGGTATCAGCGCGCCGGTGGCGGCAGGTATCTGCAGGTTGCGGATAGCTTCTACCGTATTCCTGTCCTGTGGCAGGTAACGGATCACGATATCGTACCGTTTGGTGCCGTCATATAATGTACCGATCGGTTTACCGCCGATAGCAGCTTCAATCATCGACTGGATGTCGCTGACATTGATGCCGAAACGGGCTGCATTTTCACGGTTGATGTTAATGGCCAGCTGCGCCTGGGTGCCTTCCTGTTCGATGTTCACGGAGGCGGAGCCTTGTGTGGCTTTCACGATTGCCGCGATGCTGTCGGCTTTGGGCCGCATCAGGGCCAGGTCGTCGCCCACCACGGAAATGGCCAGGTCAGCGGCGCTACCGGTCACGATTTCCATTACCTGGTCAATGATAGGCTGACCGGAGTTGAAAGACGTGCCCGGAATATTTTTTTCCAGGTCGGCCTGTATACGTTTTACGAGTTCTTTTTTGGTGATGGTATCGCTCCATAGCTTATAGTCTTTCAGGCCTACCAGTATCTCGGTACGGTTGGCAGGGAAGGGGTCGGTACCATCGTCGTTACGCCCGGTTTGTGTGATCACGTACTTCACCGGCGGATAGGAAGCGATCACTTTCCGGATGATGGGCGCGATCTTGGCGTTTTCCTGGATGGTAACGCCGGCAGGCATAAACGAACGCATGAAGATGGAGCCTTCGTCCAGCTCTGGGAGGAATTCCGTGCCCAGTTTGCCTGCGAGGCCTATCATCAGCACAATGACCACCGTAGCGATGATCACCGTTTGCCGGTGGAAGCGCAGGAAGAAATTGAGCGAACGCTGGTACAGGTGTTCCAGGAAATCCAGTATCCTGTTGCGGTGCGCCTTCATGGGCTTATCGGAAGACAGTGCTTTTTTGTAGGCATAGGAAATAAGCACCGGGATGAGCGTGAGCGCGCAGATCATGGCGCCTATCACGGCAAATGCCAGTGTGAGGGCCATGGGAGAGAACAGTTTGCCTTCCACGCGGGTCATCATCAGAATCGGCGTATAGGCGAGGATGATAATGGTAACGGAGAAGAATATTTCACGGCCTACTTCCTGCGCGGCAGAAAGCGTGATACCGATAATGCCGCCCTGTTTCTCCTGTGGTGTAGCGTTGCGGTAGCGGCGTATCAGGTGTTCCGCCATTACGCAGGCGCCGTCCACGATGATACCGAAGTCGATAGCGCCGAGCGACAGCAGGTTGGCTGGAATGCCGGTCAGCCGCATGAGGATAAACGCAAACAGCAGGGAGAACGGGATAGTGGCGGTCACCACCAGCGCTGAACGGATGCTGCCAAGGAAAAACACCAGTATGATCACCACGATGCTGACGCCCATAAACAGCGTATGCGCCACGGTTTCCAGGGAGTGGTCGATCAGGAAGCTGCGGTCGTACAGTACGCGGAGCTTTACGCCTTCCGGCAGTTCTGTTTCCGACAGCAGGGCCAGTTTTTCCTTCAGTGCTTTCAGTGCTATGCTGGGGTTTTCGCCACGGCGCAGCAGGATGATGCCTTCAGGGGAACCAACCTTGTCAATGTTTTCATCGGGCACTGCGTAGCCCAATACGCCGGAAGGTGGGGGGGGAGCGGTTTCCACGGTGGCCACATCTTTTACGTATACCGGTACGCCGTTGACAGCGGTCAGTACAATGTTACGCAGGTCTTTTTCAGACTTCACCGCACCGAGGCCTCTCACTGCGAAGCCTTGTCCGCCGCGTTCGATGACGTTACCGCCGGTATTAAGGTTGTTTTTCTGTACCGCGTCGATCACGGACTGCAGCGTAAGGTTGTACTTACGCAGTTTTTCCGGGGAGGTGAGGATATGAAACTGTTTGAGCGGCCCGCCGAAGTTGGTCACGTCGGCAATACCGGGCACTTGCAGGATGGCCGGGCGTATTACCCAGTCCTGCAGGTCTCTCAGCTGCATAGGCGTGAAGCTGGGCGGTGCTTCCACCACGTAGCGGTAAATTTCGCCTACGGCGGTGGTGAGTGGTGCCAGTTCCGGTGTAACGCCTTCCGGCAGGGAAATGGAAGAGAGTCTTTCTATGACCTGCTGACGGGCGAAATAGTCGTCAGTGCCGTCCTGGAAAGTCAGCTGTACTACCGAGAGGCCGAAGATGGTGCGGCTTCTGCGGTCGAGTACGCGGGGCACGTTGTTCAGCGCCCGTTCGATGGGAATTGTTACCTGTTGCTCCACTTCTTCCGCGGCACGGCCATCGAAAGGCGCTACGATGATAACGTTGGTGTCAGCGATATCGGGGTAGGCCTCAATTTTCAGCTGGGTAAAACACCAGTAGCCGATCACCGACAAGACCACAGCGCCAATGATGACCGCCCAACGGTTACGTAAAGAGAATATCAGAATGTTACGGATCATGCTTCAAATTGATCTACGTGATGGGTAATAATAAAGCCTCCCTTATAGGTGCTCCTCAGCAGTGTCAGCACTTCCCGCACTTTGTCGTCTTCATCTATGAGGGTGATCATCATGGGAGGTTCGTCAAAAGAAAAGATTTCATCCGGGCGTTTCATGCGCTGGTTGATGCCAAAGCCCATGACACCGCGGTATACGGTGGCTCCTTTCACATTGTTGTTCATCAGGAGCTGCATAATGTATTCGTACAGGGGGCGGGTACCGTACATATCATCTTTGTCAATAAAGATTTGTGCCTGTAGCATAGCTGTATTTTTAGTAGCCGAATGAAATACCTTTTAACTGCATGGAACCGTCTGTCACCACTTTATCGCCTGGCTGCACGCCGGTGAGCACCACCATGCGGTCGCCTACCTGGGCGGCGGTGAGTACTTCGCGGCGAACGAAGGTGCGTTCGTCTGTTCTCACGAAGACGTAGTTTTTGCCCTGTACTGTCACCACGGCGGCACGCGACACGGAGAGGGTATTGCCTTCGCTGACACCGAATTTAACGGTGGCATACATGCCGGCGCGGAGTTTATGCTGGATATCGGCCACGGTGATCCTCAGTTTCACCATGCGGGTGATATTGTCTACCACTTCGCCCACGTTTTCGATCACGCCGGTAAAGGTTTCACCGGGGTAGGAGTTGAACTGCAGTTTGCAGCTGCTGCCTTCCTTCACTTTGGTGATCTGGTTTTCCGGCATTTCGCAGATGAGCCAGGTCTTATCGGTTTTGGCGGTGACGAGTGTTTGCGGATCGAAGCCGGCGAGTTTCAGTTTGGATTCATGCTCGATGATAGAAGTCTTTTCATTGGCGAGGTCTGTTTCCGCGATGGCCATGTCTGTTTGTGCAGAAATGAGCTCCGTTTTGGCATCAGACACGTCTTTGCCGGTACCTGCGCCATGTTCGGCGAGGTCTTTAAAGCGGTCCAGTTCTATTTGTTTCTGGGCGGCGATGGCTTTTTTCTGCCGGATGATATTGCCTTTTTCCCGGATGTTGATGATGTGTTGCAACATTTCGGTGTAGCTGGCAGTGATGTCCGGATTGTCGAACAGTACGATGTTTTGTGAGGCGTTGCCGTTGGAACGTACTACGGTGGCGGCCACATGTGCCGGGGCCATCAGTTCTGCGTTCAGGTCGCTCTGGGTGGCTTCCTGAGTTTTAAAGAAGTGCAGGGTAAGGCTGTCGGGGGGCAGTTTAATGGTGCGTCCACTGTCTTCCACTACGGTTTTGGTGGCAGGGGCGGGCTTGTTTTCATGGTGCTGTCCGCAAGACATAGCCAGCCATGCGATGCTTGCTATTGATAAGCCAAAGGCGGTCTTTGTCATCTGTTAAATTATAGTTGATTAATCAATCCGGTTACCTGTAATAATTGCAGGTAGCTTTTACGGTAGTTGTACAGTGCGTCATAATACATCTTCTGGGTATCGAACCAGGTCCGTTGTGCGTCCAGAAAATCTATGATGGTGGTACCGCCTTTTGTATAGGCATACCTTACTGACTGCAGGATGTTTTCCGCTTTAGGCAGGATGTT
This window contains:
- a CDS encoding DHA2 family efflux MFS transporter permease subunit is translated as MKSKLLVVAVIAAAIMELIDTSIVNVALSHMSGNLGATLEDTSWVITAYAIANVIIIPITSFLAARLGQRNYYIGSILAFTFFSFMCGQATSIWTLVIFRFLQGIGGGALLSVSQVIVFRQFPKEKQNVASAIFGIGVFVGPTIGPTLGGYITEFYSWPWIFYINVPIGILVAFVCYLLLDEPPQQTQSTRIDWTGIILLAVGVSALQTVLERGETDDWFEAAYIVWLSVIALFGIAVFIWWELRVAHPVVNLRVLKSRNLSVGAILTFISGTGMFASVFLTPVFAQRLLYFTPLQTGMLLLPGAFLAIGGLVISAGLLQRGLSPLYLILAGMSMFILFSWQMSQLNQNATSAAISSSLIWRALGMALMTVPLTTLAVSSLAPTDIPQGAALNNMMRQLGGSFGIALINTYLAKRNAQHRYDLVSHLDPSNPAVYNRLHGYTQFFQSKGASASHARQQAVQLLDHSITRQGMLLSFSDAFLVMGLVFLVSLPLLLVASNRKKNSRPVVAMDH
- a CDS encoding SDR family oxidoreductase gives rise to the protein MKTEGNTVLITGGSAGIGLALAQALSAAGNTVIITGRDEARLQQAAAGTPGLVPMVCDVTKDTQVKALVKTLQQEYPQLNMLINNAGKAYAYALSNSARAIDKAADEMLTNYLAILQLTEYLLPLLQQQPEAAIVNVSSVTALVPFTAVPTYAASKAALHSYTQSLRVSVAPIRVFELMPPLVNTDFSREIGGEKGISPREVAAGFMEALKNDEYEIHIGQTRQVWQLLQSTSPAQALQTVNARS
- a CDS encoding TetR/AcrR family transcriptional regulator, which translates into the protein MNKAARTKQFIVEKTAPVFNEKGYAGTSLTDMTNATGLTKGSIYGNFANKDEVALAAFEYNIRQVTNIVREEKAKQDTYRGKLLAYVHVYTNFLKHPFPVGGCPILNTATEADDTHPALKQCAAEAVSKWKDSIAHDITLGIRQGEFSPQTNPEQAALTIIAMIEGCIMIAKLTGKMHYRNAIMQSLETFVHQL
- a CDS encoding efflux RND transporter permease subunit; translated protein: MIRNILIFSLRNRWAVIIGAVVLSVIGYWCFTQLKIEAYPDIADTNVIIVAPFDGRAAEEVEQQVTIPIERALNNVPRVLDRRSRTIFGLSVVQLTFQDGTDDYFARQQVIERLSSISLPEGVTPELAPLTTAVGEIYRYVVEAPPSFTPMQLRDLQDWVIRPAILQVPGIADVTNFGGPLKQFHILTSPEKLRKYNLTLQSVIDAVQKNNLNTGGNVIERGGQGFAVRGLGAVKSEKDLRNIVLTAVNGVPVYVKDVATVETAPPPPSGVLGYAVPDENIDKVGSPEGIILLRRGENPSIALKALKEKLALLSETELPEGVKLRVLYDRSFLIDHSLETVAHTLFMGVSIVVIILVFFLGSIRSALVVTATIPFSLLFAFILMRLTGIPANLLSLGAIDFGIIVDGACVMAEHLIRRYRNATPQEKQGGIIGITLSAAQEVGREIFFSVTIIILAYTPILMMTRVEGKLFSPMALTLAFAVIGAMICALTLIPVLISYAYKKALSSDKPMKAHRNRILDFLEHLYQRSLNFFLRFHRQTVIIATVVIVLMIGLAGKLGTEFLPELDEGSIFMRSFMPAGVTIQENAKIAPIIRKVIASYPPVKYVITQTGRNDDGTDPFPANRTEILVGLKDYKLWSDTITKKELVKRIQADLEKNIPGTSFNSGQPIIDQVMEIVTGSAADLAISVVGDDLALMRPKADSIAAIVKATQGSASVNIEQEGTQAQLAININRENAARFGINVSDIQSMIEAAIGGKPIGTLYDGTKRYDIVIRYLPQDRNTVEAIRNLQIPAATGALIPMDQLADVQFIDGQTNIYRIDGKRMVTVRTNVRGRDQGSFVAELQEKIGKSVHVSKGYDIIYGGQYENLERAGKQLSLTIPLTIVIVFVFLFMLFKSMKHTFVTMSCILVALAGGIVALFIRGYHFNVSAGVGFVSIFGISVMAGVLLVSALNREMYKSPLTLRASVQRVAVDQFKAIMMMLMVAIIGLVPAAISTGIGSDVQRPLATVIIGGLTFTLLFTPVVIPPLYYWAEKKKHPQPPPPEEPAE
- a CDS encoding DUF190 domain-containing protein, whose product is MLQAQIFIDKDDMYGTRPLYEYIMQLLMNNNVKGATVYRGVMGFGINQRMKRPDEIFSFDEPPMMITLIDEDDKVREVLTLLRSTYKGGFIITHHVDQFEA
- a CDS encoding efflux RND transporter periplasmic adaptor subunit, which translates into the protein MTKTAFGLSIASIAWLAMSCGQHHENKPAPATKTVVEDSGRTIKLPPDSLTLHFFKTQEATQSDLNAELMAPAHVAATVVRSNGNASQNIVLFDNPDITASYTEMLQHIINIREKGNIIRQKKAIAAQKQIELDRFKDLAEHGAGTGKDVSDAKTELISAQTDMAIAETDLANEKTSIIEHESKLKLAGFDPQTLVTAKTDKTWLICEMPENQITKVKEGSSCKLQFNSYPGETFTGVIENVGEVVDNITRMVKLRITVADIQHKLRAGMYATVKFGVSEGNTLSVSRAAVVTVQGKNYVFVRTDERTFVRREVLTAAQVGDRMVVLTGVQPGDKVVTDGSMQLKGISFGY